Proteins encoded in a region of the Flavobacterium sp. PMTSA4 genome:
- a CDS encoding tetratricopeptide repeat-containing sensor histidine kinase, with product MKQFYIFLSFVVFNFTYGQNKNLQELLGKAFTSVDSSDYYFKMAKKAIKNKTDEGQYYFCKNARCTDFNQLDSAVIYGEKAIKLLQRKEDLNSLLTVYLNLNKVYNNQGQYEKAIDYTLKCLKIAEKENNQAWIILCYSILAVDYHDYESFEKGIEYGKKALKILEKNEKNLKKHWHTLNAIAINYDDWNKPDSALFYHKKALSYFKGSDTLSIPTTYNNIGNTLLKQKKYKEAKRWLTSGLKITEINHKKNNDIENVPYYYGLATLYTNLAIIDSELKNYSSAKDYFARAYEFSKKSNSAEKLRDLYASRAKYYTRIKDFQKAVADQEQYIKIRDSVFDEERNKVFSELEVKYQNEKKEKEILQAKANIVKKETEIKTKNTQFLILSLITIGLIVISVLIYRQQKLKRNQEQQEFELKSAIDKIETQNKLQEQRLQISRDLHDNIGSQLTFIISSVDNVKYAFDINNSKLDDKLSGISDFAKSTIIELRDTIWAMNKSEITLEDLQTRIHNFVEKAKLAKDEIDFSFDVDDDLKEVKFSSVEGMNIYRTIQEAINNAIKYASASSIKISISKKDNKMKITIKDDGVGFSFDEIKLGNGINNMKKRIDDIGGKFEINSSKNNGTFVILEIII from the coding sequence ATGAAACAGTTTTATATTTTCTTATCATTTGTTGTATTCAATTTTACTTATGGTCAAAATAAAAATCTTCAAGAACTTCTAGGTAAAGCATTTACATCCGTCGATTCTTCGGATTATTATTTTAAAATGGCAAAAAAAGCCATTAAGAATAAAACAGATGAAGGTCAATATTATTTTTGTAAAAATGCTCGTTGTACAGATTTTAATCAATTAGATAGTGCTGTAATTTATGGTGAAAAAGCCATTAAACTTTTACAACGAAAAGAGGATTTGAACTCTTTATTGACAGTTTATTTAAATCTTAATAAAGTCTACAACAACCAAGGACAATATGAAAAAGCTATTGATTATACTTTAAAATGCTTGAAAATTGCCGAAAAAGAAAACAATCAAGCTTGGATAATACTCTGTTATTCTATTTTGGCGGTTGATTATCATGACTATGAAAGTTTTGAAAAAGGAATTGAATATGGCAAAAAAGCTTTAAAAATTCTAGAGAAAAACGAAAAAAATCTAAAAAAACATTGGCACACACTTAATGCAATTGCCATAAATTATGATGATTGGAACAAACCCGATAGCGCTTTGTTTTATCATAAAAAAGCATTAAGTTATTTTAAAGGAAGTGATACTTTGTCTATTCCAACTACTTATAACAATATTGGAAATACTTTATTAAAACAAAAAAAATATAAAGAAGCCAAAAGATGGTTGACTTCAGGTTTAAAAATTACTGAGATAAATCATAAAAAGAATAATGACATTGAAAATGTTCCATATTATTATGGATTGGCAACTTTGTATACCAATCTTGCAATAATTGATTCTGAGTTAAAGAATTATTCTTCTGCAAAAGATTATTTTGCTAGAGCATATGAATTTTCCAAAAAAAGTAATAGTGCTGAAAAATTGCGTGATTTGTACGCATCAAGAGCAAAATATTATACAAGAATTAAAGATTTTCAAAAAGCAGTTGCTGACCAGGAACAGTATATAAAAATAAGAGATTCAGTTTTTGACGAAGAACGAAATAAAGTTTTTTCTGAGCTAGAAGTAAAATATCAAAATGAAAAGAAAGAAAAAGAAATACTTCAGGCAAAAGCCAATATTGTAAAAAAAGAAACAGAAATAAAAACAAAAAACACTCAGTTTTTGATTTTATCTTTGATTACAATTGGTTTGATAGTGATTTCTGTTTTAATATATCGACAACAAAAATTAAAACGAAATCAAGAACAACAAGAATTTGAATTAAAGTCGGCTATTGATAAAATTGAAACTCAAAACAAGTTACAAGAACAACGCCTTCAAATTTCAAGAGATTTGCACGATAACATAGGTTCGCAACTAACGTTTATAATTTCTTCTGTAGATAATGTGAAATATGCTTTTGATATAAACAATTCAAAGCTTGATGATAAATTGTCTGGAATAAGTGATTTTGCAAAATCAACAATAATTGAACTTCGCGATACTATTTGGGCAATGAATAAAAGCGAAATTACTTTAGAAGATTTGCAAACCAGAATTCACAATTTTGTTGAAAAAGCAAAATTGGCTAAAGACGAAATTGACTTTAGTTTTGATGTAGATGATGATTTGAAAGAAGTAAAATTTTCGTCAGTTGAAGGTATGAATATTTACAGAACTATTCAAGAAGCTATTAATAATGCTATCAAATATGCAAGTGCATCATCAATAAAAATATCAATTTCAAAAAAGGATAATAAAATGAAAATAACAATAAAAGATGATGGCGTTGGATTTTCATTTGACGAAATAAAACTAGGAAATGGTATCAATAACATGAAAAAAAGAATAGATGATATTGGCGGAAAATTTGAAATCAATTCATCTAAAAACAACGGTACTTTCGTAATTTTAGAAATAATAATTTAA